The Candida dubliniensis CD36 chromosome 2, complete sequence genome contains a region encoding:
- a CDS encoding oxidoreductase, putative (Similar to Pongo pygmaeus ZADH1) yields MTLPSLATQIVLKKHPTGFINPEFNKLDSTFAVKHATFPKELKEGEVIVKNLYLSNDPTQRSWIRSKLEKRRHYAKPVEEGTPMRSLGLGQIIQSNSGRFKPGDIVYGIILWGDYSVLEDTSLFNKIDTSLGLPLEYYLSVLGMTSLTAFFGLTEAGDLKQYLNHPHGKGPIVCVSAASGATGSVVVQIAKNLLGASKVIGISGSKEKCQWVEKLGADICVNYKDPNYQDQIEKFLGDEFIDTYFDNVGGEILSFILTKVKKFGNVVACGSIAGYNNREASKVSNWGEITVNSLTVRGFIVTDYQEHFPKAIGILTEAVKSGKIRTDGAYHVENLHGHDLIHRLENIPKIWNKLFEDNKPNGKMITKVALDI; encoded by the coding sequence ATGACTCTTCCATCACTTGCAACACAAATAGTATTGAAGAAACACCCTACAGGTTTCATCAATCCGGAATTTAACAAATTGGACTCAACTTTTGCTGTTAAACACGCAACTTTCCCCAAGGAGCTCAAAGAGGGAGAGGTTATAGTTAAGAATTTATATCTTTCCAACGACCCTACCCAACGATCTTGGATCAGAAGCAAGCTTGAGAAAAGAAGACATTATGCCAAACCAGTTGAAGAAGGAACTCCAATGCGGTCTTTGGGTTTAGGCCAGATTATTCAATCCAATTCCGGCAGATTCAAACCCGGAGACATTGTATATGGAATCATTTTATGGGGAGACTACTCTGTTTTGGAGGACACTTCATTGTTTAACAAGATCGATACATCGCTCGGATTACCTTTGGAGTATTATCTTTCTGTTTTGGGAATGACTTCTTTAACGGCCTTTTTCGGGTTGACAGAGGCAGGCGATTTGAAACAGTATTTGAATCATCCACATGGAAAAGGCCCTATCGTTTGTGTATCTGCGGCTTCAGGTGCTACTGGATCTGTAGTAGTCCAAATTGCAAAGAACTTATTGGGAGCATCCAAAGTAATTGGTATCTCCGGATCTAAAGAAAAGTGTCAATGGGTCGAGAAATTGGGAGCAGATATATGTGTGAATTACAAGGACCCAAACTATCAagatcaaattgaaaagtttCTTGGTGATGAGTTTATTGACActtattttgataatgttgGAGGAGAGATCCTCAGCTTTATATTGACAAAGGTCAAGAAGTTTGGAAATGTTGTTGCTTGTGGTTCTATCGCCGGATACAATAACCGCGAAGCACTGAAGGTCTCAAATTGGGGTGAAATTACTGTGAACTCATTAACAGTTAGAGGATTCATTGTAACGGATTACCAAGAACATTTCCCCAAAGCTATTGGCATTCTTACCGAAGCAGTCAAAAGTGGAAAGATTCGTACTGACGGAGCTTATCACGTTGAGAACTTACACGGACATGACCTTATCCATCGATTGGAAAATATCCCAAAAATATGGAACAAGCTTTTCGAAGACAACAAACCAAATGGAAAGATGATCACTAAAGTAGCTTTAGATATATAG